Proteins encoded together in one Sphingomonas radiodurans window:
- a CDS encoding deoxyribodipyrimidine photo-lyase — MSDTLPAALASWAEAPRARRLNTAAEPDGARYVLCWLQQALRAHDNPVIDAAIRLGNARGLPVLVYHGLREDYPYASDRLHRFILGASRDLARDCAERGLACVSHVDRADRREKGLVYRLAADAAAVLVEDQPTFVARWQAQRVADKAGMPVIAVNAACVVPPAVIGDGVGSTSAFRRRHVAIRDAWLRSTEELPQVAPCAGPLPFEPDHLTDMADAALDALVARLAIDHSLPPSAMFPAGRDPALARLRRAATEVLPSYASVRNDATRSHGASGLSPYLHFGVLGPREVMAAVETSRAAPANKEKFADELLSWREWFHYRARALAHPERYDRISGWARDSLAAHADDPRPEIESLTAMLGGTTRDETWNACQRQFLADGWMHNNLRMYWGKRIIAMTPDPKTAWTTACYLNDRLSLDGRDPATYGNIADMFGGGAPGSSERPVYGRVATRSDGSTRSRPDGPDWLRAAATRAVPAASVPSSVPSELYLAGTPPI; from the coding sequence ATGAGCGACACACTGCCAGCGGCGCTGGCATCTTGGGCGGAGGCACCGCGTGCGCGCCGGCTCAACACTGCCGCCGAGCCGGACGGGGCGCGCTACGTGCTGTGTTGGCTGCAGCAGGCGCTACGCGCACACGACAATCCTGTGATCGATGCGGCGATCCGGCTCGGCAATGCACGCGGACTGCCAGTGCTTGTATACCATGGACTGCGCGAGGATTATCCCTACGCCTCCGACCGCCTCCATCGCTTCATTCTCGGGGCAAGTCGTGACTTGGCGCGCGACTGCGCGGAGCGAGGGCTGGCATGCGTGTCCCACGTCGATCGGGCCGACAGGCGCGAGAAGGGTCTCGTCTATCGCCTTGCAGCCGATGCGGCGGCCGTGCTGGTCGAGGATCAGCCAACCTTCGTCGCGCGCTGGCAGGCGCAGCGCGTCGCGGACAAGGCCGGCATGCCGGTCATCGCGGTAAACGCGGCCTGCGTCGTCCCGCCCGCGGTGATCGGTGATGGCGTCGGCTCGACCTCTGCGTTCCGCCGGCGCCACGTGGCGATTCGCGACGCGTGGTTGCGGAGCACAGAGGAATTGCCCCAAGTCGCGCCTTGCGCAGGGCCGCTGCCCTTCGAACCCGACCACCTCACCGATATGGCCGACGCCGCGTTGGACGCGCTGGTCGCACGCCTTGCGATCGATCACTCACTCCCACCGAGCGCGATGTTCCCGGCGGGGCGCGACCCGGCACTGGCGCGATTGCGGAGGGCTGCGACCGAGGTGCTCCCGAGTTATGCGTCGGTCCGCAACGATGCCACTCGATCACACGGTGCAAGCGGGCTGTCGCCGTATCTGCACTTCGGCGTGCTCGGCCCGCGCGAGGTCATGGCGGCTGTCGAAACCTCCAGGGCAGCGCCCGCGAATAAGGAGAAGTTCGCCGACGAGCTGCTCAGCTGGCGCGAGTGGTTCCATTATCGTGCACGGGCGCTCGCGCACCCCGAACGCTACGACCGAATATCCGGCTGGGCGCGCGACTCGCTTGCCGCGCACGCGGATGACCCGCGTCCAGAAATCGAGTCGCTTACTGCGATGCTGGGCGGTACGACGCGCGACGAGACGTGGAACGCGTGTCAGCGCCAGTTCCTCGCGGACGGGTGGATGCACAACAATCTGCGCATGTACTGGGGCAAGCGGATCATCGCGATGACGCCCGATCCGAAGACGGCCTGGACCACCGCCTGCTATCTCAACGATCGGCTGAGCCTCGACGGGCGCGATCCGGCGACCTACGGCAATATTGCCGACATGTTCGGCGGCGGGGCACCCGGCAGTTCCGAGCGGCCAGTCTATGGCCGCGTGGCGACCCGCTCGGACGGATCTACGCGCAGCCGGCCTGACGGTCCCGATTGGCTCCGCGCTGCGGCAACGCGCGCCGTGCCTGCGGCATCCGTGCCTTCCAGCGTGCCAAGCGAGCTCTATCTGGCGGGCACGCCGCCGATCTGA
- a CDS encoding DUF427 domain-containing protein, giving the protein MRPTPAPAEPGKESVWNYPRPAIAERTSRHIRIEHRELVVADTRTAVRTLETSHPPSYYLPPADIAPGLLRPSSRRSFCEWKGEAVYHDLVIGDELLRDIAWSYPDPTAAFRALRDHVAFYAGPLDRCTVDGALVTPQAGGFYGGWITADLTGPFKGEPGSRWW; this is encoded by the coding sequence GTGAGACCGACCCCAGCCCCCGCTGAGCCAGGCAAGGAAAGCGTTTGGAACTACCCCCGCCCCGCGATTGCCGAAAGGACATCGCGGCATATCCGGATCGAACATCGCGAGTTGGTGGTGGCTGACACGCGCACTGCCGTGCGGACACTCGAGACCAGCCATCCGCCAAGCTATTACCTGCCGCCAGCCGATATCGCACCCGGTCTACTTCGACCCTCGTCTCGCCGATCATTTTGCGAATGGAAAGGCGAGGCGGTCTATCATGATCTCGTCATCGGCGACGAATTGCTGCGGGACATTGCCTGGAGCTACCCCGATCCGACAGCCGCCTTCCGCGCGCTGCGCGATCACGTGGCCTTCTATGCCGGCCCGCTTGATCGCTGCACCGTCGATGGCGCGCTGGTGACGCCGCAGGCGGGCGGTTTCTACGGCGGCTGGATCACGGCCGATCTGACCGGACCGTTCAAGGGCGAGCCCGGATCGCGGTGGTGGTGA
- a CDS encoding DCC1-like thiol-disulfide oxidoreductase family protein, with protein sequence MRRLDKRGAITFVDAANPASACPIDRGELLGRFHAMENGRLLSGAAAFAAMWRAIPLLRPLGLLARQPLVLRLLERGYIGFLKVRPRLQAILRRRSAA encoded by the coding sequence ATGCGCCGGCTCGATAAACGCGGCGCCATCACGTTCGTCGACGCGGCGAACCCGGCCAGCGCCTGCCCGATCGATCGCGGCGAGTTACTCGGCCGTTTTCATGCCATGGAAAACGGACGACTGCTGTCAGGCGCTGCGGCGTTTGCGGCGATGTGGCGAGCAATCCCGCTGCTCCGCCCGCTGGGGCTGCTGGCGCGCCAGCCGCTCGTGCTGCGGTTGCTTGAACGAGGTTACATCGGTTTCCTCAAGGTTCGTCCGCGACTTCAAGCAATCCTTCGTCGGAGAAGCGCGGCGTGA